Proteins co-encoded in one Phoenix dactylifera cultivar Barhee BC4 unplaced genomic scaffold, palm_55x_up_171113_PBpolish2nd_filt_p 001483F, whole genome shotgun sequence genomic window:
- the LOC120108675 gene encoding dof zinc finger protein 1-like: MGLSSNQASATGLDWSQDILRSGGLEMPKPVSQARNLQPQQQQQRQHWPPLVCPRCQSNNTKFCYYNNYSKSQPRHFCKTCRRHWTEGGTLRNVPVGGGRKNKRQKSTPTTSTAGNASAADSDTNASVINSSPVMPPQPQRQQKQSLPFSRDHSSIIFPEVLRQVLLRPPELPMQAEYGVAGSFITSLLATDPLLPPPSQFSTTMPLTIDSYSNIINPFSSSSSSSYPYVPVAEGQSPSINVTMGSSWQVAPPPQPVPDPSSAYWSGWEDDMASFVTTELKLPSRDKTEQP; encoded by the exons ATGGGCCTCAGCTCCAATCAGGCTTCCGCCACCGGCCTCGACTGGTCGCAG GATATATTGAGGAGTGGAGGGCTGGAGATGCCGAAGCCGGTGAGCCAGGCGAGGAACCTGCAgccgcagcagcagcagcagaggcAGCACTGGCCGCCGCTGGTGTGCCCGAGGTGCCAGTCCAATAACACCAAGTTCTGCTACTACAACAACTACAGCAAGTCGCAGCCACGGCACTTCTGCAAGACCTGCCGCCGGCACTGGACCGAGGGCGGCACCCTCCGCAACGTCCCCGTCGGCGGCGGCCGCAAGAACAAGCGCCAGAAGAGCACTCCAACCACCTCCACCGCTGGCAACGCTTCTGCTGCTGATAGCGATACAAATGCCAGCGTCATAAATAGCAGTCCGGTGATGCCTCCTCAGCCTCAGCGGCAGCAGAAGCAGTCCCTACCGTTCTCCCGGGATCATAGCAGCATCATCTTTCCTGAAGTTCTCCGCCAGGTGCTGCTTCGCCCGCCGGAGCTGCCGATGCAGGCCGAATACGGCGTTGCCGGCAGCTTCATCACCTCGCTGCTGGCAACTGATCCCCTGCTGCCACCACCTTCTCAATTCTCCACCACAATGCCCCTCACCATCGACTCATACAGCAACATCATCAatcctttctcctcctcctcctcctcctcctacccTTATGTCCCCGTTGCTGAGGGTCAGAGCCCCAGCATCAACGTTACCATGGGGAGCTCATGGCAGGTCGCTCCTCCTCCGCAGCCCGTTCCAGATCCTTCTTCAGCGTATTGGAGTGGTTGGGAGGATGACATGGCCAGCTTTGTTACTACAGAGCTCAAACTTCCCAGCCGCGACAAAACCGAGCAGCCATGA
- the LOC120108677 gene encoding WD repeat-containing protein 44-like, which yields MSTPSDEEEEDEEEEFYEPLDRILSSSCSSTSASDDDDADAHHHRRRGRHHLPRFPPLSAVSLDVWISEPASVEERRRRLLQQLGLAGDPALARLKSPAAGEAGIREGEIGRSVSSDGLCRRPSSSSSAAAADGPAIARSRSDGSVDPGPVYNQLQLERPQVHCHQRAIHMPVSSKPLLVGRTRPASGGNLEASDADGGGGDRREDGDDGDDDDDPRYLIKNLDNGREFVVKEFREDGMWNKLREVGTGRQLTMEEFDMCVGLSPIVQELMRRQNVEESAKGSGLGALGGEPRAGAGSAGAMRSKKRGSWLRSIKNVAGSVVAGGHHRDPRSSDEKDTSSEKGGRRSSSATDDSQDGLRSLRHYHGPERTKVRQYGKSHKELSGLYMTQEIQAHKGSIWCIKFSLDGRYLASAGEDCVIHVWEVTEYERKGELPVEREDNGSCNPFAAISNGSPEPTLALACVEGNNWEKKRRANVPGGRKSMASDHLMVPDHLFALSEKPVCSFRGHSDDILDLSWSKSQYLLSSSMDKTVRLWHMSSNSCLKTFSHSDYVTCIQFNPVDDRYFISGSLDEKVRIWSIPDRQIVDWNDLHEMVTAACYTPDGQGALVGSHKGSCLLYDTSDNKLVQKCQIDLQNKKKKSSHKKITGFQFAPGSFSKVLITSADSRIRVIDGVELVHKFKGFRNTSSQISACVTVDGKYVICASEDSHVFAWKYDDDSQPSRSKGVATVMHSYEHFHCRDVTVAVAWPTSSMGGKPGTRCDRLNGVSKANPQLLVEANGHQHSPFPACRYIDINSSNYCDKVSATWPEELMTANKQSPPSIGDISDGGMPGQSRSAWGLVILTASRGGEIRTFQNFGFPIRV from the exons ATGAGCACTCCGTCGgacgaagaggaggaggacgaggaggaggaattTTACGAGCCGCTTGATCGGATTCTCTCGTCGTCGTGCTCCTCCACCTCTGCATCCGACGACGACGACGCCGACGCACACCACCACCGACGCCGCGGCCGCCACCACCTGCCTCGCTTCCCGCCGCTGTCCGCGGTGTCCCTCGACGTCTGGATCTCCGAGCCGGCGTCCGTGGAGGAGCGCCGCCGGAGGCTACTCCAGCAGCTGGGCCTGGCCGGCGATCCCGCCCTCGCCCGCCTCAAATCCCCCGCCGCCGGCGAGGCGGGGATTCGAGAAGGGGAGATCGGGAGATCCGTGTCCTCTGACGGCCTCTGCCGTCGCCCCAGttcttcctcctccgccgccgccgccgacggCCCCGCCATTGCGCGATCTAGATCCGACGGCTCCGTGGATCCCGGCCCTGTATATAATCAGCTGCAGTTAGAGCGCCCGCAGGTGCACTGCCATCAGCGGGCGATCCATATGCCGGTCTCCAGCAAGCCGCTTCTCGTCGGGAGAACCCGGCCGGCGTCGGGCGGGAATCTTGAGGCTTCCGACGCCGATGGCGGCGGCGGAGACCGCCGGGAAGATGGCGACGAcggggatgatgatgatgatccgAGGTACTTGATCAAGAATCTCGACAACGGGAGGGAGTTTGTGGTGAAGGAGTTTAGGGAGGACGGGATGTGGAATAAGCTGAGGGAGGTCGGGACCGGGCGGCAGCTCACGATGGAGGAGTTCGACATGTGCGTCGGCCTGTCTCCTATAGTCCAAGAGCTCATGAGGCGGCAAAATGTCGAGGAGTCCGCGAAGGGCAGCGGCCTTGGTGCCCTTGGTGGCGAGCCGAGAGCCGGCGCTGGGTCCGCGGGCGCGATGAGGTCGAAGAAGAGGGGGAGCTGGCTCAGGAGCATCAAGAACGTTGCAGGCTCCGTGGTGGCTGGAGGCCACCACAGGGACCCGCGGAGCAGTGATGAGAAGGACACATCGTCGgagaaaggagggaggaggTCGAGCTCTGCCACTGATGACAGCCAGGATGGTTTGCGCTCTCTCCGTCACTACCACGGCCCCGAGCGGACTAAGGTCCGGCAGTATGGCAAGTCGCACAAGGAGCTCAGTGGTCTGTACATGACCCAGGAGATTCAGGCCCACAAAGGGTCCATCTGGTGCATCAAATTCAGCTTGGATGGGCGGTACTTGGCGAGTGCAGGGGAGGACTGCGTCATTCATGTGTGGGAGGTGACGGAATATGAGAGGAAGGGGGAATTGCCGGTGGAGAGGGAGGATAATGGGAGTTGCAATCCTTTTGCTGCAATTAGTAATGGATCGCCCGAACCAACACTGGCACTGGCTTGTGTGGAAGGGAACAattgggagaagaagaggagagcaaACGTCCCTGGTGGCAGGAAGTCCATGGCTTCGGACCATCTGATGGTGCCGGATCATTTGTTTGCACTGTCTGAGAAGCCGGTCTGCTCTTTCAGAGGGCACTCGGATGACATTCTCGATCTCTCATGGTCGAAATCACAG TATCTGCTATCATCTTCAATGGACAAAACAGTTCGACTATGGCACATGTCTAGCAATTCCTGCTTGAAAACATTCTCTCACAGTGACTATG TGACTTGCATCCAATTCAATCCTGTTGACGATAGATACTTCATTAGTGGATCCCTAGATGAGAAAGTTCGCATATGGAGTATTCCTGATCGTCAAATAGTTGACTGGAATGATTTGCATGAAATGGTCACTGCTGCATGCTATACGCCTGATGGACAG GGTGCACTAGTTGGTTCACACAAGGGAAGTTGCCTCTTGTACGACACATCTG ATAATAAACTTGTTCAAAAATGTCAAATTGACTtgcaaaacaagaaaaagaagtccAGTCACAAGAAAATTACTGGTTTCCAG TTTGCCCCAGGGAGCTTCTCAAAAGTGCTGATTACATCTGCAGATTCACGAATCCGGGTAATTGATGGTGTTGAATTGGTTCACAAATTCAAAG GTTTTCGCAACACAAGCAGCCAAATTTCAGCCTGTGTGACTGTGGATGGGAAGTATGTGATTTGTGCTAGTGAGGACTCGCATGTGTTTGCGTGGAAATATGACGATGATTCTCAACCTAGTAGAAGCAAAGGTGTTGCCACTGTTATGCATTCTTACGAGCATTTTCATTGCCGGGATGTGACAGTTGCTGTTGCTTGGCCGACCAGCAGCATGGGAGGGAAGCCAGGGACTCGATGCGATAGACTGAATGGAGTTTCCAAGGCAAATCCACAGCTGCTGGTTGAGGCAAATGGGCACCAGCATTCACCTTTTCCTGCTTGTCGGTATATAGATATAAACTCGAGCAACTATTGTGACAAGGTTTCTGCTACCTGGCCTGAAGAGCTCATGACAGCAAACAAACAGAGCCCTCCTAGTATTGGTGATATTTCCGATGGGGGCATGCCGGGGCAGAGCAGGTCAGCCTGGGGATTAGTTATTTTGACTGCGAGTCGTGGGGGTGAAATCAGGACATTTCAGAATTTTGGCTTTCCAATTCGGGTATAA